In Fluviispira sanaruensis, a genomic segment contains:
- a CDS encoding YceI family protein — translation MTKLNRFFSISLIISALLLLISNANALQAGNYIFDQKDSKVEFKIKNLGFMNVSGKFNIFKGNLKLSDNFLNSKIEGIVETSSIDTDSESRDKHLKSEDFFEVAKYPNMKFVGKNLTGEQMNFKVTGDLTIKGITKSVTFSGIKSDDQDKFQISCIINRKEFNIIYGSFISDEVQIILNLQPIKN, via the coding sequence ATGACAAAATTGAATCGATTCTTCTCTATATCATTAATTATCTCAGCTTTATTACTTTTAATTAGTAATGCTAATGCATTGCAAGCAGGTAATTACATTTTTGATCAAAAAGACTCTAAAGTAGAGTTTAAAATAAAAAATTTGGGATTTATGAATGTAAGCGGAAAATTCAATATATTTAAAGGCAATCTAAAATTATCTGATAATTTTTTAAATTCAAAAATTGAAGGCATAGTTGAAACGAGTTCAATCGACACAGACAGCGAGTCAAGAGATAAGCATCTGAAAAGTGAAGATTTTTTTGAGGTTGCGAAGTACCCCAATATGAAATTTGTTGGTAAAAACTTAACAGGAGAACAAATGAATTTCAAAGTTACGGGAGATCTCACTATAAAGGGTATCACAAAATCGGTTACTTTTTCTGGTATAAAAAGTGATGATCAAGATAAATTTCAAATTTCATGTATCATTAATAGAAAAGAATTTAATATAATATATGGTTCATTTATTTCTGATGAAGTTCAGATAATTTTAAATTTGCAACCAATAAAAAACTAA
- a CDS encoding VOC family protein — translation MDPRPPRTPWLLPYLSVRDAKQSLDFYKKAFGFKSKTKPGKDGQIHHAEMTYKNITLFMFAPEGAMGDKAKSPASSLNPPPNMLYVYVDNVDKFYKNAIANGARGTMEPEDTYWGDRMCALVDIDGYAWGFGKLIKKKTSAKKSSKKKVTKKTTKKMSAKKSSKTKSVKSTKKKPSKKKVSKKKSAKKK, via the coding sequence ATGGATCCTCGCCCTCCACGTACACCATGGCTGTTACCTTACTTGTCTGTTCGTGATGCTAAACAATCTTTGGATTTTTACAAAAAAGCTTTTGGCTTTAAATCAAAAACTAAGCCAGGTAAGGATGGACAGATTCATCATGCAGAAATGACTTATAAAAATATCACATTATTTATGTTTGCCCCAGAAGGAGCAATGGGAGATAAAGCAAAATCTCCCGCTTCGAGTTTAAATCCACCACCAAATATGCTTTACGTGTATGTTGATAACGTCGATAAATTTTACAAAAATGCAATTGCAAACGGTGCACGTGGAACAATGGAGCCTGAAGATACATATTGGGGCGACAGGATGTGCGCTTTGGTAGATATTGATGGATATGCTTGGGGATTTGGTAAGTTAATTAAAAAGAAAACTTCAGCAAAAAAATCTTCCAAAAAGAAAGTAACAAAGAAAACGACGAAGAAAATGTCAGCTAAAAAATCGTCTAAAACAAAAAGCGTTAAAAGTACAAAAAAGAAACCTTCCAAAAAGAAAGTTTCTAAGAAAAAATCTGCAAAGAAAAAATGA